Within Sphingobium sp. KCTC 72723, the genomic segment GGGTATCGAAGCTCGCCTTGGCAACCCGGAACAGGGCCTCGACCTGATGCGGATTGAACTAACCCGCTGACGCGGGAGCGAGGTGGGTATTGGCCGGAATGGCCTCCTGATGAGAAGGTTTGGTTGCTGGACCAACCCTCAACCAGGAGACCATCCCATGACAGATGCCACGACAGCGGTAAGTCCGCTGCGTCGTCGTATGATCGACGATATGAGCCTACGCAACCTATCGCCCGCCACGCAGCGATCGTACATCCATGCGGTCAAGCGGTTCAGTCGGTTTCACAAGCGATCACCCGATCAGCTTGGCCTCGAGGACGTTCGTGCTTTCCAAGTCTACCTCGTATCGCAGGGCGTTTCCTGGGGCGCTCTCAACCAGACGGTGTGTGCGCTTCGCTTCTTCTACGGCGTCACGCTCGATCGTGAGGAGATTCCGGAACGTATCGCCTACGCCCGTACGCCGCGCAAGCTGCCGGACATTCTGAGCGCTGACGAGGTCGTCCGGTTTCTCGAGGCGGTCCCCTCGCTTAAAGCCCGTGCCGCGTTAACGACAGCCTACGCCGCCGGGCTTCGAGCGTCCGAGACGATCGGCTTGAAGATCGCTGATATCGATAGCGACCGGATGCTGATCCAGGTCCGTCACGGCAAGGGTGGCAAGGATCGCGCAGTCATGCTTTCGCCTCAGCTTCTCGGGATACTGCGGACGTACTGGCGGCTTGCACGTCCAGAGATATGGCTGTTCCCTGGACGGGGCGACAAGCCGATCGACGTCCAGGTGCTCCATGCTGCCTGCCGATCCGCGACAAAGGCAGCAGGCCTCGTCAAGCGCGTCAGCGTCCATACTCTCAGGCACAGCTTCGCGACGCATCTGCTGGAAAGCGGCGTCGATATCCGGATTATCCAGGTGCTTTTGGGCCATAGCCACCTCTCGACGACGGCTCGCTATACCCATGTCGCGGCAACGACGATCTCGAAGACGCAAAGTCCGTTCGACCGACTGACGCTTGAGGTGGTGCCGCCCGCCTGATTAGTGGCAGTGCGTGCCGAACTGGAGGTGGCGGATATATTCCGGCGCCATGGTCAAGCTTATCGTCTCGCCCACGATGGCCATATTGGCCGCGTGGAACGCCGGGTCATGTCGGCTATCGAGCTCTGCCGAACGGCGGCACTTGGGGGACATCTTGAGGCGTGCGAAGACTGCAGTCATAGCCGCGCCGCGTATAATAGCTGTCGCAACCGACATTGCCCCAAGTGCCAGACCGCAACCCGCGAGCGGTGGCTAGCAGATCGCCAGGCCGATCTGTTGCCGGTGCCGTACTTCCACGTCGTGTTCACGGTGCCGTCGGAGGTGGCAGAGATCGCGTTCCACAACAAAGCTGTTGTCTATGCGATCCTGTTCGATGCGGTCGCGGCGACGCTGAAGACCATTGCTGCAGATTCACGGCACCTTGGTGGCGAGATCGGCTTCCTTGCCATTCTTCATACCTGGGGTCAGGCGCTCACCCATCATCCCCATATCCACTGTCTCGTTCCCGGCGGCGCACTGGTCGATGGCGAGCGCTGGCTCGCCTGTCGGCCTCGCTTCTTCCTGCCCGTCCACGTACTCTCTCGCCTGTTTCGGCGGCTATTTCTCGAACGGCTTCGGACCGCTCACGTTGCAGGCAGGCTCCGCTTCTCGGGCACGCTCACCGGGCTCGAAGATGCCGACACGTTCGCAATGTTAGTCCGTCAGCTTGGTCGCAAGGACTGGATCGTCTTCTCCAAGCCCCCATTTGGGTCGCCCGAGCATGTCCTCGCCTATCTCGGCCGCTACACGCACCGCGTCGCCATCGCCAACAGTCGTTTGGTCCGCGCCGACAATACCGGCGTCTCTTTCCGCTGGCGTGATTATCGGCACGGCAACGCGTCAAAGGTGATGTCGCTTACTCCAGACGAGTTTATTCGGCGCTTTCTGATCCACAGCCTGCCCGACGGCTTTCACCGTATCCGACATTATGGGTTTCTCGCTAACGGTTGCCGCAAGGCCCGGCTCGCGATGATCCGTCGGCTCCTG encodes:
- a CDS encoding tyrosine-type recombinase/integrase produces the protein MTDATTAVSPLRRRMIDDMSLRNLSPATQRSYIHAVKRFSRFHKRSPDQLGLEDVRAFQVYLVSQGVSWGALNQTVCALRFFYGVTLDREEIPERIAYARTPRKLPDILSADEVVRFLEAVPSLKARAALTTAYAAGLRASETIGLKIADIDSDRMLIQVRHGKGGKDRAVMLSPQLLGILRTYWRLARPEIWLFPGRGDKPIDVQVLHAACRSATKAAGLVKRVSVHTLRHSFATHLLESGVDIRIIQVLLGHSHLSTTARYTHVAATTISKTQSPFDRLTLEVVPPA
- a CDS encoding IS91 family transposase gives rise to the protein MRAELEVADIFRRHGQAYRLAHDGHIGRVERRVMSAIELCRTAALGGHLEACEDCSHSRAAYNSCRNRHCPKCQTATRERWLADRQADLLPVPYFHVVFTVPSEVAEIAFHNKAVVYAILFDAVAATLKTIAADSRHLGGEIGFLAILHTWGQALTHHPHIHCLVPGGALVDGERWLACRPRFFLPVHVLSRLFRRLFLERLRTAHVAGRLRFSGTLTGLEDADTFAMLVRQLGRKDWIVFSKPPFGSPEHVLAYLGRYTHRVAIANSRLVRADNTGVSFRWRDYRHGNASKVMSLTPDEFIRRFLIHSLPDGFHRIRHYGFLANGCRKARLAMIRRLLPPPQATNAEPAVIAAIKSRARFDPTICPCCGGALRIVAALPRVSYRYAQPCPDTS